In a single window of the Gossypium hirsutum isolate 1008001.06 chromosome D02, Gossypium_hirsutum_v2.1, whole genome shotgun sequence genome:
- the LOC107909661 gene encoding BTB/POZ domain-containing protein At2g13690 — protein MTKKEMSKPLIARISKQVDNINFLLEILLDRQMAEEFVDLWVNQENLLKLHKRASLMVRYELSRVSVILFIAMGTRKLHCCSEARSGLLQAWFGPMLLDFGWLQRCKKGLDMKALEEAMGQTLLTLPLKQQYVLFMEWFRCFSRNGSECPNLSKAFQIWWRRSFLRGSETHAVESSLELWYTAILVLLAGYVKNATIAIDAFSICLNFNTWEFMICVGLFGAAIVRVANELGRGNAKPLKFAIKTIMSESICIGMVFFILCLGCCIKFPTCLQVMN, from the exons ATGACCAAAAAGGAGATGAGTAAGCCTCTGATTGCACGCATCTCCAAACAGGTGGATAACATCAATTTTCTGCTGGAGATCTTGCTTGATAGACAAATGGCCGAGGAGTTTGTGGATCTGTGGGTAAATCAAGAAAATTTGCTAAAACTTCATAAAAGAGCATCTCTCATGGTTAGGTATGAGCTAAGCCGCGTTTCAGTAATTTTATTCATCGCAATGGGTACAAGAAAGCTGCATTGCTGCTCAGAAGCCAGGTCAGGGCTTCTTCAAGCATGGTTTGGGCCAATGCTATTGGATTTTGGTTGGCTGCAAAGATGTAAAAAGGGACTTGACATGAAGGCATTGGAGGAAGCAATGGGTCAGACCCTCCTTACACTTCCTTTGAAGCAACAGTATGTTCTGTTTATGGAGTGGTTCCGATGTTTCTCGAGGAATGGCAGTGAATGTCCAAATCTGAGCAAGGCCTTCCAGATTTGGTGGCGCAGATCTTTTCTTAGGGGCTCTGAAACACATGCTGTTGAATCTAG CTTAGAGTTGTGGTACACTGCCATTCTTGTGTTGCTTGCTGGATATGTGAAAAATGCGACCATTGCCATTGATGCATTCTCCATCTG CCTCAATTTCAATACATGGGAATTTATGATCTGCGTAGGCTTATTTGGTGCAGCAAt AGTTCGGGTTGCCAACGAATTAGGAAGAGGAAATGCAAAACCATTGAAATTTGCAATAAAAACAATAATGAGTGAATCAATATGCATTGGAATGGTATTCTTTATATTGTGTTTAGGGTGTTGCATCAAATTTCCTACTTGTTTACAAGTGATGAACTAG